CGTAAATATCCATTTATCAACTTTAAAGCAGAACGAGAAATCGGTAATGATCTCTTGACAGTAGAAAACTTATCTGTCAAGATTGACGGTGAAACTATTCTTGACAACATCAGCTTCATCTTGCGTCCAGGTGATAAGACAGCTCTTATCGGGCAAAATGATATTCAAACAACTGCCTTGATTCGTGCGATTATGGGAGATATCGACTATGAAGGAACTGTCAAGTGGGGAGTTACAACTAGTCGCTCTTACTTACCAAAAGACAATTCTGCTGATTTTGCAGGTGGTGAGTCGATTCTTGACTGGCTCCGTCAATTTGCAAGTAAAGAAGAAGACGACAATACCTTCCTTCGTGGATTCCTCGGACGCATGCTCTTTTCTGGAGACGAGGTTAACAAGCCTGTAAACGTCTTGTCAGGGGGAGAAAAGGTGCGCGTGATGCTTTCAAAACTCATGCTTTTGAAATCAAACGTTCTTGTACTTGACGATCCTACAAATCACTTGGATTTGGAATCTATTTCAAGCTTGAACGATGGATTGAAAAACTTCAAAGAATCTATCATCTTTGCCAGTCACGACCATGAGTTTATTCAAACTTTGGCTAACCATATCATTGTCTTATCTAAAAACGGTGTCATCGACCGTATCGATGAAACCTACGATGAATTCCTTGAAAATGAAGAAGTTCAAGCGAAAGTCAAAGAACTTTGGAAAGATTAAATTAGATGATAAAAACTCAGTTGGATAATCCAACTGAGTTTTATTGTTTTTATGAATTTTTAGTTGATAGTTCTATCAATCTGTTTATATCATTGTTTCACGTGAAACATATCTAATCTTCGTCCATTTTCTTAGGTTGATAAGCCAGCATACCTAATCCTATGAATAGAACTAACGTTACAAGAAGGAAAATTACTTGATGATGCATATTCCCTGTCATAGAAATTGTTTGTCTCAATCCTGAAACTGAATAACTCATTGGCAACCAAGGATTGACCGCTTTAAAGAAATCATTTGTCAAAGCAAGTGGATAAGTTCCTGCACTTGATGCTAATTGCAATAATAACAAAATAAGAGAGAAGAAAGCACCTAAACGACTATTCCATGTCGTTAAAGCAGTTACCATCGACATAAAGGTCAAACTTGCGATAATGATTAAGAATAAGGTTCTCATTTCATGATTTGCCGTTAGACCTATAAGATGAACTCCTCCATAGACTAAGACAGCTGCTAACACAGCAATGACTCCATTTATTTCAAAGCGTGATTTAAACCAAGCCCAGCGACTTTCAGGATGACGACCTGAAGGTAATTTAGCAAAAATCATATTTGTTGATAATGCAGCAACAAAGAGGGCGACTGATATCATATAAGGAGCCATAGCAATTCCATTTACAGGAACTTGATCATTATCTGTTTTTGAAAGACTCAAAGGCTCAGATAATATTTCTGCATTATTGGACTCTGTTGATGCTGATTTTAGTTGATTGCTAGCATTACTTAATCCTTTTCCTAGCTCTGTAGCTCCTACTTGTAAACTTTCTATACCAGCAGTTAAAGTTACACCGCCATCTGCTAATTTCCCAGCACCGTCTGCAATTTTTTCTGCACCACTTCCTAATTGAGAGCTAGCTGAAAGTAATTGATTTGATTTATCTGTTAATTGATTAGAACCTAACTGTATTTTATCAAGACCTGCAATTAAGTCTGAACTCTTACTGTTTAATTGACTAGAACCAAATGAGAGTTTTTCAATACCTATTACTAATTCTGGAGTTTTTCCAGCTAGCGAATCCAAACCAGTTGTCAAGATTGAAGATTTTTCTGTCAACTTGGTTGATCCAGAAACCAATTGATCTAAACTTGTTGTTAAAGTTGTATTCTTTTCACTTAGTTGGTTTACACCTAAAGAGATAGTATCCAACCCTTTAGTATACTCATTAACTCCATTTTCAATTGATTGACTTCCAGGAACCAACTGATTGTCAACAGCATTTTGCAACTGTGTAAATCCACTTGACATCGATGTCAAAGAACTTGAAGCCACAGGCAATACTTGATTTGCTTTCGTCTGTAAAGTAGAAAGGTTGGAGACTGGTTGGTTTACACTTTCCAAACTTACTTTTAAGTTTCCTACTGATGTTAAAATTTCTTTTGCTGAATCAATCGTAGAATTAGAATTATTTGAAACAGCTTCAGTCAATTCTTTTTTCTGAGTGTCAGTGAGAGTTTGATAAGTTGCTGTTGCTTGGAGATTGGTAAGAGTTCTCGCTTGTTCTGATTGACTATTAGTTACAATAGTTTGAGCGAGAGTAGATATAGTTGCTAAGTCATTAGATATTGTCGTTTTAAGTTCAATATTATCTGATATAGTTACAGCTTGAAGTGCTTTATTCAACTCATCTAAACTAGTAGTTAACTGGGTTATATCTTCTTTCTGTTGAGATGTCGTATTCAATTGAGTAGAAATTTCTTTAATCCCTTTATTTAATTGAGTAATACCATCTCTTAATGAATCTGATTGACTAGATAATTGATTTGTCCCAACAGATAGTTTGTCAACACCACTTGTATATGCATTGACACCAACTGAAAATTGATTGAGACCTGTATTCAGTTGCGAAACCCCTCCTGCATATGTCTTCATTCCTGTATTTAGCTGATTGACACCATCTACTAGTTCAGGAGTTTTTGAAGATAATTGATTAAGTCCACTATCAACCTGTGAAACTCCACTTGTATAGTTCTGTAAACCATCATTAAATGTTCCTAACCCAACATTTAGTTGGTTTACTCCTGTGACATATGTTGTCAACCCTTTTGTAAATTGTTCACTGCCATTAGAAAAAGTTAAACTTGAGTTGGCTAAAGTATCAAGATTTGAAGATAATGTCTGACTTCCAACAACTAACTGACTAGCACCGTTGGCCAATTGTTCACTGCCATCTGCAGCCTTCGTTAAACCAGATTTTAAATCTCCCATCTTTTGAAATAAAGCTTTCGTATAGGTTTCGGTTACATTAGCAGAAACAGTCTGTTTTAACTGTGTCATGGCAGAGTCACTCATCTTACTTGCGATGAAGCTATGCCCACTAGAAGTTTGATAGTTAATGGTCATTTGTTCCGGGTGGTCTGTTAGAACAGAAGCTGCTTTTTCAGATAAGTCACTTGGCAAAGTTACTACCATATAGTAAGCACCGTCTTCTAGACCTTTCTGACCTTCTTCTTCATTGACAAAATGAAAATCTAATGATTTATTTTCCTTTAAATTGGACACCATGTCTTCTCCAATGGTCATTGTAGTTCCATTGTAAGAAGCTTCCTTATCATTATTAACAACCGCTACAGGCAACTCAGATAATTGCCCATATGGATCCCACATAGATGATAAAAATATGATGTTGTATAAAGCAGGAATAAGAGAAATCCCTATCATTACAATGATAAAGGTTGGTTTTTTAAAAATTGCTTTCCATTCTTTAAACATATTGTCTCCTTTTTTACACATATTGTCTAAAATTTTGATATAATAGATTATACATTAAAAAATCTGATTTACAAGTTAAAATAATTATATTTGGACACATTGTCTATTTTTGTTCATAAGGAGGAAATATGAAAGAGAGCAACAAACGCTTAAAAACCAAACGTACTATTGAGAACGCCATGGTTCAATTATTAACTGAACAGCCATTTGATCAAATTAGCACTGTTAAACTAGCAGAAAAAGCCGGAATTAGTCGTTCTAGCTTTTATACCCACTATAAAGATAAGTATGATATGATTGAACACTACCAAAGTAAGCTATTTCATACTTTTGAGTACATTTTCCAAAAACACGCAAATCATAAAAGAGATGCTATCCTAGAAGTATTTGAATACTTAGAATCTGAACCGCTACTAGCTGCTCTTCTATCTGAAAATGGTACAAAAGAAATACAAAATTTCCTGAGAAATAAACTGCACATTCTGCTCAGTACTGATCTCCAGAAACGATTTATGCAATTAAATTTAAACGAGATTGAGTTAGAGTATAGTAGTATCTATCTAACAAATGCACTATTTGGTGTATGCCAAACTTGGATTGCTCATGGAAAAAAAGAAAGCCCGCAAGAAATAACAGACTTTCTTATGAAAATGTTAGGAGATTCAAACTAGAGACAAAAAAGAACACCATTGGTGTTCTTTTTTATTTGACTCCGCCAGTAGGACTCGAACCTACGACATCATGATTAACAGTCATGCGCTACTACCAACTGAGCTATGGCGGATAATATAGTCCGTACGGGATTCGAACCCGTGTTACCGCCGTGAAAAGGCGGTGTCTTAACCCCTTGACCAACGGACCATCTATCTGTAGCAGATATAACCATTATATCAATTTCTTACTAATTGTCAATCACTTTTTAGATTTTTTCTCCAGAATATCTCTTAATTTCCGAACCTTGAGACGGGTAATCGGACAACGATGATCTTCATAAAAAACCACTTCTAAATTTTTTCGATCAATTTCCCTAATATTTCCTACATTGACAAGAAATGACTTATGAGCGGAATAAAATCTTTGCGTATCTTTGTCTTTTTCTTGAATATCCGCCATAGTCCCATAAAATTCTTTGGCAAAATTCTTACCAATAATCCTTAACTTATGAGATACTCCTGTTGTTTCAATATACAAAATATCATGGTAGGGAATTTTCAAATCATTTCCCTTGTAGTTATAGTCAAAATAATCCACAACATCTTTATTTTCAAGTAACATATTCTTGGTATATAAGATACTCTGTTCAATACGTTTCTTAAATAATTCATCATTGATATCTTTGTCAACAAAATCCAAGGCTGATACTTGATATTTGTAAGTTAAGGTAGCAAATTCTGATCTACTAGTGATAAATACGATAATTGCATAGGGATTGTGGTGACGAATAAACTGTGCGACTTCAAATCCTTTTTTCTCAACTCCATGAATATCAATATCTAGAAAATAAAGTTGGTTTAATTCATCATTTTCGATATATTCCTTAAATTCTCGTTCTTTACCTGTTGTTTTATAAGAAATAGGAATATTTAATTCCTTTGAAATTTCATCCAAGGTTCTTTCTAATCTGACTTGATGTTGAATAACATCTTCTAAAATTAATACTTTCATTCAAACTCTCTCTTAAATCTAATAATCTGTCTAAACGTACTATCTTCCATCTCTGTTTCTAAAATGATATTTTCATACTTACCTAAAATTTCTTTAACATTATTAAGTCCTATTCCTCTATTTCTCCCTTTAGTAGAAAAACCTAGTTCAAACAAATCTTCTGAAGGTGTCATGGTAATTTTACACGAATTTTGAATCACGATAACTGTTTCCAAATCCATCTTAATCACTGCAACTTCCATTTGTTTCAAATAACTTTCTGCAGCACCTTCAACAGCATTGTTCAACAAAACACTCATCATACGAACAAGATCAAGTAAATCGATTGACAATTTTGTGATAGTGTCCTTTACTTCTAGTGTAAACTCTACGTTCTTATTTCGTGCATATACAATAGATTGCGCAATTAAACTTCTTAAAGCTGAATCTTCTATGTTGTTTAAATCAAAGTATGTATACTTATCTGAACGTAATTTTTGATTAGCTTTAACTAGAACTTCATTGTAAACTCTGTCAATTTCCTGTAAATCTCTACTGTCAATAGCCATTTGCATACTGACAAGCATACCTGCATAATCATGACGAAATCCACGGATTTCATTGTACAAACCAACAATT
The window above is part of the Streptococcus sp. Marseille-Q6470 genome. Proteins encoded here:
- a CDS encoding YhgE/Pip domain-containing protein is translated as MFKEWKAIFKKPTFIIVMIGISLIPALYNIIFLSSMWDPYGQLSELPVAVVNNDKEASYNGTTMTIGEDMVSNLKENKSLDFHFVNEEEGQKGLEDGAYYMVVTLPSDLSEKAASVLTDHPEQMTINYQTSSGHSFIASKMSDSAMTQLKQTVSANVTETYTKALFQKMGDLKSGLTKAADGSEQLANGASQLVVGSQTLSSNLDTLANSSLTFSNGSEQFTKGLTTYVTGVNQLNVGLGTFNDGLQNYTSGVSQVDSGLNQLSSKTPELVDGVNQLNTGMKTYAGGVSQLNTGLNQFSVGVNAYTSGVDKLSVGTNQLSSQSDSLRDGITQLNKGIKEISTQLNTTSQQKEDITQLTTSLDELNKALQAVTISDNIELKTTISNDLATISTLAQTIVTNSQSEQARTLTNLQATATYQTLTDTQKKELTEAVSNNSNSTIDSAKEILTSVGNLKVSLESVNQPVSNLSTLQTKANQVLPVASSSLTSMSSGFTQLQNAVDNQLVPGSQSIENGVNEYTKGLDTISLGVNQLSEKNTTLTTSLDQLVSGSTKLTEKSSILTTGLDSLAGKTPELVIGIEKLSFGSSQLNSKSSDLIAGLDKIQLGSNQLTDKSNQLLSASSQLGSGAEKIADGAGKLADGGVTLTAGIESLQVGATELGKGLSNASNQLKSASTESNNAEILSEPLSLSKTDNDQVPVNGIAMAPYMISVALFVAALSTNMIFAKLPSGRHPESRWAWFKSRFEINGVIAVLAAVLVYGGVHLIGLTANHEMRTLFLIIIASLTFMSMVTALTTWNSRLGAFFSLILLLLQLASSAGTYPLALTNDFFKAVNPWLPMSYSVSGLRQTISMTGNMHHQVIFLLVTLVLFIGLGMLAYQPKKMDED
- a CDS encoding TetR-like C-terminal domain-containing protein, with the translated sequence MKESNKRLKTKRTIENAMVQLLTEQPFDQISTVKLAEKAGISRSSFYTHYKDKYDMIEHYQSKLFHTFEYIFQKHANHKRDAILEVFEYLESEPLLAALLSENGTKEIQNFLRNKLHILLSTDLQKRFMQLNLNEIELEYSSIYLTNALFGVCQTWIAHGKKESPQEITDFLMKMLGDSN
- the comE gene encoding competence system response regulator transcription factor ComE — protein: MKVLILEDVIQHQVRLERTLDEISKELNIPISYKTTGKEREFKEYIENDELNQLYFLDIDIHGVEKKGFEVAQFIRHHNPYAIIVFITSRSEFATLTYKYQVSALDFVDKDINDELFKKRIEQSILYTKNMLLENKDVVDYFDYNYKGNDLKIPYHDILYIETTGVSHKLRIIGKNFAKEFYGTMADIQEKDKDTQRFYSAHKSFLVNVGNIREIDRKNLEVVFYEDHRCPITRLKVRKLRDILEKKSKK